In Duganella zoogloeoides, a single genomic region encodes these proteins:
- a CDS encoding response regulator, with the protein MANILVVDDEMGIRELLSEILSDEGHAIQLAENAQQAREARAAGAPDLVLLDIWMPDTDGVTLLKEWQRDGLLTMPVIMMSGHATIDTAVEATRIGALNFLEKPIALQKLLKAVQAGLTRAQETVRTPPVAPRPVLAAQPEEAPGAAFNAPNPAAAIAVRGGATVAGADNHSFSLSFDLPLREARDAFERMYFEHHLGREGGSMTRVAEKTGLERTHLYRKLKQLGVEPGKLAKKAASARD; encoded by the coding sequence ATGGCAAACATACTGGTAGTGGACGATGAGATGGGCATCCGCGAGTTGCTCTCGGAAATCCTCAGCGATGAAGGACACGCAATTCAACTGGCGGAAAATGCCCAGCAGGCGCGCGAGGCGCGTGCCGCCGGCGCACCCGACCTGGTGTTGCTCGATATCTGGATGCCCGATACCGACGGCGTGACCCTGCTCAAGGAATGGCAGCGCGACGGCTTGCTGACGATGCCGGTGATCATGATGTCGGGCCATGCGACCATCGATACGGCGGTCGAGGCCACCCGCATCGGCGCACTGAACTTCCTCGAGAAGCCGATCGCGCTGCAAAAACTGCTCAAGGCGGTGCAGGCGGGTCTCACGCGCGCCCAGGAAACCGTGCGCACGCCGCCGGTGGCGCCGCGCCCTGTACTGGCGGCCCAGCCCGAGGAAGCGCCTGGCGCGGCCTTCAACGCCCCGAACCCGGCAGCGGCGATTGCCGTGCGCGGCGGCGCCACCGTGGCTGGCGCCGACAACCACTCGTTCAGCCTGTCGTTCGACCTGCCGCTGCGCGAGGCGCGCGACGCGTTCGAACGCATGTACTTCGAGCACCACCTGGGACGCGAAGGCGGCAGCATGACGCGCGTGGCCGAGAAAACCGGCCTTGAGCGTACCCACCTGTACCGCAAGCTCAAGCAACTGGGCGTGGAGCCGGGCAAACTGGCAAAAAAGGCCGCCTCGGCCCGTGACTGA
- a CDS encoding class II glutamine amidotransferase — MCQLLGMNCNVPTDIVFSFTGFAMRGGRTDHHHDGWGIAFFEGAGVRHFVDHQAAIASPIAELIKNYPIKSTNVIAHIRKATQGQVALENCHPFVRELWGQYWVFAHNGDLKEFKPLLNGAFRPVGTTDSERAFCYILQQLRARFGEQRPTRDDLHAALQPLVAEIATHGTFNMLLSSGGELFAHCSTRLFYLVRQHPFDTAMLSDEDVTVDFAQVTTPDDRVAVIVTEPLTTNERWIAFAPGELKLFIDGAPQQTMQSGD; from the coding sequence ATGTGCCAACTTCTGGGCATGAACTGCAATGTGCCAACCGACATTGTGTTCAGCTTTACCGGCTTCGCCATGCGCGGCGGCCGCACCGACCACCACCACGACGGCTGGGGTATCGCCTTCTTCGAGGGCGCCGGCGTGCGCCACTTCGTCGATCACCAGGCCGCGATCGCTTCGCCGATTGCCGAGCTGATCAAGAACTACCCGATCAAGTCCACCAACGTCATCGCCCACATCCGCAAGGCCACGCAAGGCCAGGTCGCACTGGAAAATTGCCACCCGTTCGTGCGCGAGCTGTGGGGGCAATACTGGGTATTCGCCCATAACGGCGACCTCAAGGAATTCAAACCGCTGCTTAACGGTGCTTTCCGCCCGGTCGGCACCACCGACAGCGAGCGGGCTTTTTGCTATATTTTGCAGCAGCTGCGCGCGCGCTTCGGCGAGCAGCGGCCCACGCGCGACGATTTGCACGCGGCGCTGCAGCCGCTGGTGGCCGAGATCGCCACTCACGGCACCTTCAACATGCTGCTGTCGTCGGGCGGCGAGCTGTTTGCCCATTGCTCCACCCGCCTGTTTTACCTGGTGCGCCAGCACCCGTTCGACACCGCCATGCTGTCGGACGAGGATGTCACCGTCGATTTCGCCCAGGTCACCACGCCGGACGACCGCGTGGCCGTGATCGTCACCGAACCGTTGACCACCAACGAGCGCTGGATTGCCTTCGCCCCGGGCGAGCTGAAGCTGTTTATTGATGGCGCCCCGCAACAAA
- a CDS encoding BTH_I0359 family protein, translating into MNLIYNSEQYSVVEFGADRTLDALRFGGYEIVDKGGKREIFINGVLAQNFRRDVNELIANEPTMAEIDEFLGSYDELMSQPVLLH; encoded by the coding sequence ATGAATCTCATCTATAACAGCGAGCAGTACAGCGTTGTCGAGTTTGGCGCCGACCGTACTCTGGACGCCTTGCGCTTTGGCGGCTACGAAATCGTCGACAAAGGCGGCAAGCGCGAGATCTTCATCAATGGCGTCCTGGCGCAAAACTTCCGTCGCGATGTCAACGAACTGATCGCCAACGAGCCCACCATGGCTGAAATCGATGAATTTTTGGGCAGTTACGATGAGCTCATGAGTCAACCGGTGCTGTTGCATTAA